The following coding sequences are from one Candidatus Nitrosopumilus sp. SW window:
- a CDS encoding CDP-alcohol phosphatidyltransferase family protein, whose translation MLNNLRDTLKPTLEKIGRGFASTGLSPNFWTAVGLGVAFLSAIVYGLGIEFGLIIGGILLLVSGFFDMVDGQVARVTGKTSQKGSYLDSMFDKIAETAIFLGILVGGYAEPYLVLLAITLSLLVSYARAKSDALNVKLQGVGIGERAERLLVIAIIGIIGFMEIAVIIVVIIAAITLIQRMIVTAKNIKE comes from the coding sequence GTGCTAAACAACCTTCGAGATACACTCAAGCCTACTCTTGAAAAGATTGGAAGAGGATTTGCATCTACTGGATTATCTCCTAACTTCTGGACTGCAGTCGGTTTAGGTGTTGCATTTCTATCTGCAATAGTTTATGGACTAGGAATTGAATTTGGATTAATCATTGGAGGTATCTTATTACTTGTTTCTGGATTCTTTGATATGGTGGATGGACAAGTTGCACGTGTTACTGGTAAAACTTCTCAAAAAGGTTCGTACCTTGATTCAATGTTTGATAAAATTGCAGAGACTGCAATATTTTTAGGAATTCTAGTTGGTGGTTATGCCGAACCATATCTTGTATTGCTTGCTATTACTTTGTCTTTGCTGGTAAGCTATGCTAGGGCAAAGTCTGATGCACTAAATGTGAAACTACAAGGTGTAGGAATTGGTGAGCGAGCTGAAAGATTACTTGTAATTGCAATCATTGGAATTATTGGATTTATGGAGATAGCTGTAATCATCGTAGTGATAATTGCTGCAATAACATTAATTCAAAGAATGATTGTTACTGCAAAAAACATCAAAGAATAA
- a CDS encoding 30S ribosomal protein S26e: MPLKRASRGRTKGGKGSSGVVQCTNCGQTVPKDKAKKVTSKLNLVEHTLAKELRAQGAYIASPTVLKWYCISCAIHFKILKIRSADNRRKRGKLR; the protein is encoded by the coding sequence ATGCCACTTAAGCGTGCAAGTAGAGGCCGTACAAAAGGAGGAAAAGGATCTTCAGGGGTTGTACAATGTACAAACTGTGGACAAACCGTTCCAAAAGACAAGGCAAAAAAAGTCACATCCAAGCTAAACCTAGTAGAACACACATTAGCAAAAGAACTACGAGCACAGGGAGCATACATTGCATCACCTACAGTTCTAAAATGGTACTGTATTTCATGTGCAATTCACTTTAAGATTCTAAAAATCAGATCTGCAGACAATAGAAGAAAACGTGGAAAACTACGATAG
- a CDS encoding PfkB family carbohydrate kinase yields MKLAIFAHCAIDTITIDDNNYEQIGGSACYCGLTAREFKFDVDLYTKFGNDFPKQYLSDNKINLINSESEKNTTKFAISINGSDRTLKLENQCDPIEYSSTKADGHLVSPIYHEITNETLKKIKDDSNFLFIDPQGFLREKDSQNNVSLQKNDIDLTNVNAIKVNPEEAQQLVTGTHDEMMVALQKKGAEHVLFTNKTEVSLLVKDKVYSITLPNKEIHDTTGIGDIFCAAFCCTMLKEKDFLWALCFAGGAAQAALDSKNVGLQKIPRKGTIQNNASYFYNLVKFRDL; encoded by the coding sequence ATGAAATTAGCTATTTTTGCTCATTGTGCAATTGATACTATTACTATTGATGATAATAATTATGAACAAATTGGAGGGTCTGCATGTTATTGTGGATTGACTGCACGTGAATTCAAATTTGATGTTGATTTGTATACTAAATTTGGAAATGATTTTCCAAAACAATACCTTTCTGATAATAAAATAAATCTGATAAATTCTGAATCTGAGAAAAACACGACAAAGTTTGCAATATCAATTAATGGTTCTGATAGAACATTGAAACTTGAAAATCAATGTGATCCTATAGAGTACTCAAGCACAAAAGCAGACGGACATCTTGTAAGTCCAATTTATCATGAAATTACAAATGAAACACTAAAAAAAATTAAAGATGATTCAAATTTTTTATTTATTGACCCTCAAGGGTTTCTACGAGAAAAAGATTCTCAAAATAATGTTTCATTACAAAAAAATGATATTGATTTGACTAATGTTAATGCAATAAAAGTAAATCCCGAAGAAGCACAACAACTAGTTACTGGAACTCATGATGAAATGATGGTGGCTCTTCAAAAAAAAGGTGCAGAACATGTTCTTTTTACAAATAAAACTGAAGTGTCATTGTTGGTAAAAGACAAAGTATATTCTATAACTTTACCAAACAAAGAGATTCATGATACTACTGGTATTGGTGATATTTTCTGTGCAGCATTTTGTTGTACAATGCTTAAAGAAAAGGACTTTTTGTGGGCACTGTGTTTTGCTGGTGGTGCTGCCCAGGCTGCACTTGACTCAAAAAATGTTGGATTGCAAAAAATCCCTCGAAAAGGAACCATTCAAAATAATGCCTCTTACTTTTACAATCTGGTAAAATTTCGAGACTTGTAG
- a CDS encoding NAD(+)/NADH kinase — protein sequence MQIGIYGTGSTSNAAKYVKKILDDAGIKSFTITKSKSKPADCIIVLGGDKGVRNYFHRTFDSTLPILGISEGESSGFLAQIDLKEFASYVNILKKQKYTIEEVPRLGVKIDGKNVYPVLNDVAVFSSRSAMLMEHTLRVNGEEVWHDNSDGIIVSTPIGSSAYSMSAGGPVLFQDSAVFEIISVNSLDVTRRPIIVSNDSSIEIDDISARLHCEVVLDGLDRYKVNKTVECTQFFPPAKIIRLKKDSTAISALAKKVHLAEELLSMPPSSKLLLKTLEYEGALTQKDLANKTLLPDRTVRLALSHLLKKGYVKKKVSIRDARQKIYEISKIE from the coding sequence ATGCAAATAGGAATCTATGGTACTGGTTCTACCAGTAATGCGGCAAAGTATGTAAAAAAAATACTAGATGATGCTGGAATCAAATCATTCACAATTACAAAATCCAAGAGCAAACCTGCTGATTGCATTATTGTTTTAGGTGGTGACAAGGGTGTTCGCAATTATTTTCATAGAACGTTTGACTCGACATTACCTATTTTGGGAATTAGTGAGGGTGAATCAAGCGGATTTTTAGCACAAATTGATCTTAAAGAGTTTGCATCATATGTCAATATTTTAAAAAAACAAAAATACACAATTGAAGAAGTTCCTCGTCTTGGCGTAAAGATTGATGGTAAAAACGTCTATCCTGTTCTCAATGATGTTGCAGTGTTTTCATCTCGAAGTGCAATGTTAATGGAACACACTTTGCGTGTAAATGGTGAGGAAGTATGGCACGATAATAGTGATGGAATAATTGTTTCAACTCCTATTGGTTCTTCAGCTTATTCCATGTCTGCTGGTGGACCTGTACTGTTCCAAGACTCTGCAGTCTTTGAAATCATTTCAGTAAATTCCCTTGATGTTACAAGAAGACCAATTATCGTTTCAAATGATAGCTCAATTGAGATTGATGATATCTCTGCAAGGCTGCACTGTGAAGTGGTTTTAGATGGCTTGGATAGATACAAAGTAAACAAAACCGTTGAATGTACTCAATTCTTTCCTCCTGCAAAAATAATTCGTCTAAAAAAAGACTCTACTGCAATTTCTGCATTGGCAAAAAAAGTTCATTTGGCCGAAGAACTACTCAGCATGCCTCCAAGCTCTAAGTTGCTCTTGAAAACTTTAGAGTATGAGGGTGCATTAACTCAAAAAGATTTAGCAAACAAAACTCTTCTTCCTGATAGAACTGTTAGATTAGCATTGAGTCATTTACTAAAGAAAGGATATGTCAAAAAGAAAGTCTCTATTCGTGATGCTAGACAAAAAATTTATGAGATTTCAAAAATTGAATGA
- a CDS encoding porin PorA family protein, with the protein MQKLPFVVLGMGLSFLLIWIFAITPELLTTPDILEITAENVGMIQFADYIGGELSEPTKMLFQWDRDIVAKSGNELRVHTTYDYTDILTDESFWIVEFDEWVDKNTREYLEKDGRFTFPPHVEKRDYLVYDIGGTVMEYHFVEEAVLDDVPVYKFEGEEIFDVSDAYPDFEEQIWEHYRATNYIEPITGLDVSFKEEFTDYALVDGERVVVLEAWDEPTDFSQKTLLGKAKNLKSLYFVYETIIPVVIGFGTFAGFILTMFAGRISKGEKEIVELKEIDKQKDELVSMVSHEIKNPLTPILLACQLLLAQKDGPLTLKQKQKIEQIMASSEQVNALLSDFSDLKKLDRNNMKLSKEEVDPVILLNKIVASMKDSVESHGARLELKIKKSKKISCDSKRISQVISNIIKNAIDFIPKEDGRITVSLDVDNVGQTLISIEDNGIGIPREHHELVFEKFQQLDTPEGITHEGTGLGLSICKGIIEAHGGQIWIAKNYTHGARFEILLP; encoded by the coding sequence ATGCAAAAACTACCGTTTGTTGTTCTTGGAATGGGGCTTTCATTTCTTTTGATTTGGATTTTTGCTATAACTCCTGAACTGTTAACCACTCCTGATATTTTGGAAATTACTGCTGAAAATGTAGGTATGATTCAATTTGCAGATTATATTGGAGGTGAATTATCTGAGCCTACCAAAATGTTATTTCAATGGGATAGGGATATAGTTGCAAAAAGTGGTAATGAACTACGAGTACATACAACATATGACTATACAGACATTCTAACTGATGAAAGTTTTTGGATAGTGGAATTTGATGAATGGGTAGACAAAAACACTCGTGAATACTTGGAAAAAGATGGCCGTTTTACATTCCCTCCTCATGTTGAGAAACGAGATTACTTGGTTTATGATATTGGTGGAACCGTAATGGAGTATCATTTTGTTGAGGAGGCTGTTCTTGATGATGTCCCTGTTTACAAGTTTGAAGGTGAAGAAATCTTTGATGTCTCTGATGCTTATCCTGATTTTGAAGAGCAAATTTGGGAACATTATCGCGCTACAAACTACATTGAACCAATAACTGGATTGGATGTCTCATTTAAAGAAGAATTTACTGATTATGCTCTAGTTGATGGAGAAAGAGTTGTGGTATTGGAAGCGTGGGATGAACCCACAGATTTTTCTCAAAAAACATTGTTGGGCAAAGCAAAGAATCTAAAATCACTTTATTTCGTATATGAAACCATAATTCCTGTAGTAATTGGGTTTGGTACTTTTGCAGGATTTATTCTAACAATGTTTGCCGGTAGAATTTCAAAAGGTGAAAAAGAGATTGTGGAACTCAAAGAGATAGACAAACAAAAAGATGAACTAGTATCAATGGTAAGCCATGAGATAAAAAATCCATTAACTCCAATTCTTTTAGCATGTCAACTACTGCTGGCACAAAAGGATGGTCCTTTAACTTTAAAACAAAAACAAAAAATTGAACAAATTATGGCTAGTTCTGAGCAGGTCAATGCTTTATTGTCTGATTTCTCAGATCTTAAAAAATTAGACAGAAACAATATGAAACTATCAAAAGAAGAAGTTGATCCAGTTATTCTTTTAAATAAAATTGTGGCATCTATGAAAGATTCTGTTGAATCCCATGGAGCACGTTTAGAATTAAAAATAAAAAAATCTAAAAAAATCTCTTGTGATTCTAAACGTATTTCTCAGGTTATCTCAAATATTATCAAAAATGCAATTGACTTTATTCCAAAAGAAGATGGTCGAATCACCGTTTCATTAGATGTCGATAATGTTGGTCAAACTCTAATCAGCATTGAAGATAACGGTATAGGTATTCCAAGAGAACACCATGAATTAGTTTTTGAAAAATTTCAACAATTAGATACTCCTGAAGGTATTACGCATGAAGGAACTGGACTTGGCTTGTCCATTTGTAAGGGAATTATTGAGGCCCATGGAGGACAAATTTGGATTGCAAAAAACTACACCCATGGTGCTAGATTTGAAATTCTTTTACCTTAA